A section of the Hippea sp. KM1 genome encodes:
- a CDS encoding fumarylacetoacetate hydrolase family protein: protein MRGVLFEGNFICPSKVVCIARNYVEHIKELNNEQPGNITLFIKPNSSVSTELFLPKFGRCHYEGEISLLVKDGDFVGVGFGIDLTIRDMQSVLKEKELPWEKAKAFDNAAVFSDFVAIDRADIDGLGIELYINGDLKQKGDVSLMINKPYEILNEAKKYFSFCDYDILMTGTPKGVGEFKEGDRFLGRILLNGKVVIEKEWVVK, encoded by the coding sequence ATGAGGGGTGTGTTGTTTGAGGGCAATTTTATCTGTCCGAGTAAGGTTGTGTGTATAGCAAGGAACTATGTTGAACACATAAAGGAGTTAAACAACGAGCAGCCGGGTAATATAACGCTGTTTATAAAGCCCAATAGCTCTGTATCGACCGAGCTGTTTTTGCCTAAGTTTGGAAGGTGCCATTATGAGGGTGAGATAAGCCTGCTTGTTAAGGATGGTGATTTTGTTGGTGTGGGTTTTGGTATAGATCTGACGATAAGGGATATGCAGAGTGTTTTAAAGGAGAAGGAGCTGCCGTGGGAGAAGGCCAAGGCATTCGATAATGCGGCTGTTTTTAGCGATTTTGTGGCTATAGATAGGGCCGATATAGATGGGCTGGGTATAGAGTTGTACATAAATGGAGACCTAAAGCAGAAGGGCGATGTCTCTTTGATGATAAACAAGCCGTATGAGATACTAAATGAGGCAAAAAAATACTTTAGCTTCTGTGATTACGATATATTGATGACAGGCACACCCAAGGGTGTTGGCGAATTTAAAGAAGGTGATAGGTTTTTAGGCAGAATACTTCTAAATGGTAAGGTGGTAATTGAAAAAGAGTGGGTCGTAAAATGA